The following nucleotide sequence is from Longimicrobium terrae.
CCGTCAGGTCAAAGGAGTGAAAGGCGCGGCCCACCATCAGCGTCAAGCCCACGCATCCGCCCAGCACCACCAGCCCCGCCGCGATCCCGGCGGGAACGCGGCCGCCCGCGAAGGAGGCCAGCCACGCCGCGCCGCCGGCCAGGGCCCCGATCAGCCCCACGGTCAGCAGCTTAAGGATCATCTTGAAGAGTTGCCGTCCCGCGAAGCCGGACTGCACCGATCCATCGCCGTTGACGCGAAAGGGAAAGAGCAGGAACAGCCAGTTCTCCATCGCCACCGCCAGCCACGCCACGGGAGCCGCCATCACGGCGGCCGCGGTCATCAGCAGCGGGTTCACGTTTCCGTTCTCCCACGCCGCGGCGCCCGCCAGCATCAGCAGGTTCACCAGCGCCACGATGGCCGCGGCGGTGAAGATCTCGCCCAGCGCGACCGCGGAAGGCGAGAGCGGGAGCGAGCGCAGGTACGCCATGCGGTCCGCGTCGCGCCGGAAGTCGATGTTGAAGCTGTTGCTGGCCAGGAGGGGAAACACGAAGACCAGCGCCATCAGCGAGGTTCCCAGCGGCCCGCGCTCCCCCGGCTCCGCCCCCAGCCCCGGCATGACGACGGTGTAGAAGAACGACACCGCGGCAAAGAACGCCAGGAGCAGCAGCGCGTTCAGCCCGCGCCCCAGTTCGTACAGCTGGCGGCGGGCCAGCGGCGCGGCGCGGCCCAGAAAGGCGAGCGCCGGCACCGGGACTCTGCGATGCGACGGCTTTCCCGCCACGGTCGCGCCGCCGCGCCGCATCCGCGCCCGGCGCAGCTGCGCAAAGCGGCGTTCGCTGCTCACCAGCGACCGCTCGCGGTAGTCCACCGGCAGCTGCACCGCCAGGGCCGCGGTGAGGCCCACGGTCAGCGCGGCGACGGCGCCCCACGCCAGCACGCCCGCCGCCGTGGTGGCGGCGAACGTTTCGGCAAAGGGCCGCAGCGGCAGGCTGATGATCCGCAGCGCGGGCGAGGCCAGGAACTCCGCGGCCGCGTTCCCCCCGCCCACCACGCGCGCGCGGCGGTACACGCCGAGCCCGGCCAGGAGCACGCCCGCGATCACCAGCGGCTTGAGCAGGCGGCGCAGCGCGGGCGGAGTGCGGTCGCCCACGCCGATGCGCAGCTGCGCCGTAAGCGTGGTCGCCGCCTGCATGAAGAGGATGGAGAGCGGAACGGCGACGAACGGCGCGTACGGCAGCGGCGCCAGACGGATGCTGACCAGCGCGAAGTACAGGCCGGCGAACGCCTGCCCCCACGCGCGGCTCACCAGCATGTACAGCATCGTTTCCCGCCGGCCGAGCGGCGCGGGAAAGAGAAAGGTGACCTCCGGCGGCCAGAAGAACGGCGCCTCCGACATCACCACGCCGCCCAGCGTGAACACGAACAGGAACAGGCCGAAGGTCTGCACCGCCGTGTCGTGCGGAGGGGGCGGCGAGTTCATCATCAACAGCGACGTGATCTGGCCGCCCACGATGAGGACGGTAAAGACCGCGCCGGCCAGCGTGGTCAGCGCGCCGCGGGTGGTGCGCATGCGCCGGAAGGTGCGCCGCCACACGCCGCGGACGCTCGCCCACGCCAGGTACCGCAGCCCGGGATTCACGCCGGCGTCCCCGGCGCGGCGTCTTCCGTCAGGTGAAAGAAGATGTCTTCCAGCGACGCGGCCTCGCCCAGTTCGGCGGCGTAGCGGGCGCGCAGGTCGTCGCGCGAGCCGTGAAAGAGCATCCGCCCCAGCCGCACCACCAGGAACGAGGTGCACAATCCCTCGATCTGCCCCAGCAGGTGCGACGACAGCATCACCGCGCATCCGGCGGCGGCGCGGCGGCGGATGGTGTCGTACAGGGTGCGGATGCCGCGCGGGTCCAGCCCGGTGAGCGGCTCGTCCAGCAGCAGCACGGCGGGGTCGTGCAGCAGCGCGCAGGCCACCGCCACCTTCTGCCGCATCCCGCGCGACAGTTCGTCCGCCATGCTGTCGCGCCGGTCGATCAGCTCCAGCTCCGTCAGCAGCCGCTCGCCGGGCGCGCGCCAGTCGCGCACGCCGTACACGCGCGCGGTAAAGTCCAGGTGCTCCCACACCGTCAGGCTGGAAAACAGCTGCGGCTCGTCGGGGATCAGGGCCAGGCGGCGCTTGGCCTGGATGGGCTCGCGCGCCAAGTCGTGCCCGCCGATCAGGATGCGGCCCGCCGTCGCCGGGTGGATGCCGGCCAGGGCGCGCAGTGTCGTCGTCTTCCCGGCGCCGTTGGGGCCCACGAGACCCACGATCTCCCCTCCCTGGACGGAAAAGGTGAGGTCGTCGACGGCGACGCGCCCCTCGTACTGCTTGGTGAAGCCCTGGACTTCAATCATTCGCGTTCCCTTCAGCGCGGCGCCGCGGGGCGCCCGCCGGGGTTCCACTGGGGGCGCGGGCCGTCCGCCAGCGTGCGAACCGCGGTGATGGCCGCCTGCGTGAGAGCCGCGACGTGCGGATAGTCGATGCGCCCGGCCTCATCCCCCGCGTGGTGGTAGTCCGTGTGCAGGTTGAAGGACGAGATGACGTGCGCCGGCACGCCCACCCGCGCGAACGGCGTGTTGTCGCTCCGCTCGAAGAAGTTCTGCGCGGGGCGCGGATCGGGCACCAGCGGCACCCCCGCCGCGGCGAGCGACGCGCCCACGGTGCTGCGGTCGAAGCCGGTCAGCCAGCCGCGCCCGGGGCCGCCCGCCAGCGAGTCCGGCCGGCCGATCATCTCCACGAACAGCCCGGCCGCGGTCTGCTCGATGGGCACCACGGGGTGCTGCAGGTACCAGCGCGTTCCCAGCATTCCCACTTCCTCGCCGGTGGCAAAGAAGAGGATGACGGTGCGCCGCGCCGGGCGGGCACGCAACGCGCGGGCGATCTCCAGGACGGCGACCGTGCCGCTGGCGTCGTCGTCTGCCCCGTTGTAGATGCTGTCGCCGTTTTCCGCGCGGCCGATGCCCAGGTGGTCGTAGTGCGCGCCCACGATGACGGCCTCGCTCGCCAGCGCGGGGTCGCTGCCGGGAATGCGCGCGACCACGTTGTACGCCTGCCGCGCGCGCCCGGCGGGAAGCCGCGCCAGGGCGTCCATCGTGGTCAGGCGCAGGCGGCGCCCGGCGGGGTCCGCGCTGTCCACCTCGATGGGGACCACCTGGTAGTAGCCCATGTCGCCGGCGGGCTCCACGCCCATGGCGCGCAGGCGGCCGGACAGGTAGACGGCGGCGCGCATTCCGCCCTCCGTACCCGTGCGGCGGCCCTGCATGCTGTCGGCGGCCAGGTCAAAGAGCGCGGTGCGCACGTCCTGCACCCGCACGGCGCCGCTGGCGGGCGTTGCGGCGGGGGTGGATGCGGTGGCGGACGGGCGGGCGCACGCGGCGGACGAGAACGCGAGCGCGGCGAAGACGGTCCTTCGCAGGGGAAGGCGGCGCATGGAATGCACGGGGGTCGCGCGTGAGGAAAGCAGGGCGATGCGGAGCACCGTCCAATATGCCCGGCCGACGGGGAAGCGGCAACGTACCGTGTGGTCCGCCGCTCCGTTGAACTGCATCTCACGCGGAGGCCGCGGGGGTTCGCGGAGGTCGCGGGGAGAACCGGCCGTCCTGTCGGCTTCCGCCGGAAGGCGCGGGGAGAACCGGCCGCTCCGCCAGCTTCCGCCGGAAAGGCGTCATCCTGAGGGAGCGTGCGACGGCCTCTCCGCCGCGCCGGGGTCATGCGCGACCGAAGGATCTACTTTCCCGCCGAGCCAACGTCGCGACACGCACGCCCGTTCTCGCGGGGAGAGCAGATCCTTCGCCGGCGCCAAGGTTCGGCGTCGCGGCAGGTGCGTGCGGCGCCTTCTCAGGATGACGCCTTGCGGCGTGAGCCGTCCTGGGACCGATCTGAGCCAGTATGGACTGGTTTCTCACCACCCTTCCTGGATGACGAGGGGGTGATGGGCGGAACCCCGGTGGTGCCCGGGAGAGTGCCTCCGGCCGCTGTTCCTCTGCTCCTCCGCTGCTCTGCGTGATCCATCTCCCGATGTTGAAACTCCCGGCGGGCGGGACGCGTAGGGTGGCCACGAGAGGTTGGGGCAGTGACACCAGACCGGAGATCAACTCATGTTCTTTCTGATCAGCGTGGCGGCGGCCGTTGCGGCGAGCGCCTTTGGATATCTGCAGGCCCGCAAGTTCGTTCGTGGCCGTCTTGCGTACGTGGACGCGGTGCAGCGCGGATACGCCCCGATCATCGCGGGTGTGGCGGCGTTCGCCATCGGCCTTCCCGTGGTGGGCCTGCTGCCCATCGTGGGCGGCGGCACGGCGCTGCTCTTTGGCGCCGGCGTGGGCACCGGCGTGGCCGCGGGCGCCAAGGACACCCGCCTGCGCCGCCTGCGCGCCTGATTCAGCCCTGCCCCGGCACCCGGCGGCGCCCTCCCAACCGGAGGGCGCCGCCGCTGCATCTGGCTCTTTCCACGGTGAGCACGGCTCAATTCCCGCCGTCTCGCATCTGTCGCGCCCGCCGCCGCATGGCTAGGTTGCCGCGCTTGAACGCAGGCGCTCTCCCTCAACCGCAGTGAACGGGCGATGACGGACGGACGTGTTTCGACAATGGCGGCGGGGCTGATCGGCTCCGAAATCCTGAAGATCGCGGCCGACATCCGCGCGCGGGTGGCGCAGGGCGAGCAGATCTGCAACCTGACCGTGGGCGACTTTTCCCCCGCGGAGTTCCGCATTCCCGAGTACCTGGAGCGGGAAATCGGCGTGGCGCTGGCCGCGGGCGAAACCAACTATCCGCCGGCGGACGGCATGCTGCCGCTGCGGCAGGCGGTCGCCGCGTTCCTGCAGCGCTGGCTTGGGCTGGAGTACCCGCTGGAATCGGTGCTCATCACCGCCGGCTCGCGCCCGGGCATCTACTCGGTCTTTACCGCCATTGTGGATCCGGGCGACGTGGTGGTGTACCCCGTCCCCTCGTGGAACAACAACCACTACATCCACATGTCCGGCGCGCGCGGCGTGCCGGTGGTGTGCCATGCGGAGAACGCCTTTCTCCCCACGCGCGCGCTGCTGGAGGATGCGGTGCGCGGCGCGCGGCTGCTGGCGCTGAACTCGCCGCTGAACCCCTGCGGCACCGCGTTCACCGCCGAGGCGCTGGGCGAAATCTGCGACCTGGTGCTGGAAGAGAACGCCCGCCGCGGCCCGGATGAGCGTCCGCTGTACGTGATGTACGATCAGGTGTACTGGATGCTGACCTTTGGCGACACGCAGCATGTGAATCCGGTGTCGCTGCGCCCCGCCATGCGCGACTACACCATCTTCGTGGATGGCATCAGCAAGTCGTTCGCGGCCACGGGCGTGCGGGTGGGCTGGACGGTGGGGCCGGCGGACGTGACGGGGCGGATGGCGAGCATTCTGGGCCACGTGGGCGCCTGGGCGCCGCGCGCGGAGCAGATCGCCACGGCCAGGCTGCTGGACGCCACCGACGAGATCCGCGCGTACCACAAGGAGATGTTCCGCGGGGTAGAGGACCGGCTTGACGCGCTGTACGACGGGATCGAGGCGCTTGCCGGGCAGGGCTTTCCCGTGCACGCCATCACCCCCATGGGCGCCATCTACCTGAGCGCTCGCTTTGCGCTGCACGGGTGGAAGACGCCGGCGGGCCAAGTGCTGCAGACCAACGAGCAGATCCGGCAGTACCTGCTGGAATCCGCCGGGCTGGCCGTGGTGCACTTTCAGGCGTTCGGGTTTCAGGAGGAGAGCGGATGGTTCCGCCTGTCCGTTGGCGCCACCTCCGTCGCGGAGATCCAGCCGATGCTGGTTCGGCTCACGTCGGCGCTGCAGGCGCTGACGCCGCCGTAGGGGCCCTCACCCCGCGTGCTGCGCACGACGACCCTCTCCCACGAACAGATGTGGGAGAGGGAGCACACCCCAGTCCGGCGCGGGGGAGACTGTGGTGTGCGCCGCGGACGCTCGTCCGGCGGTTGAAACCGCGCCTCGAACCACACGAAGTCCGCCTCCGCGGACTGCACCCTCGGCATTGTCGCCGGTCCCGAATGCAGTTGAAGCCCCGACACGACGCCTGTGGGCGTCGTGTCGGGGCTTCCCGCTTTTGGAGCGGCGGATTTATTCGCCCACCAAAATCCGCGCACGCGCCAGTCTTCGCCTGACCTGCCGCCCCCATCCGCCCGTCAACAACCCTCCCCAGTCTTTTTTGGGGGAGGGTGGGCGAGTAATGCGAGCCCGGGTGGGGGCCGCCCGCGAACTCCGCCGCCCCGCCTCGACCCATCCCCCCGAAGTCAGTTCCCCGCGGGCGCTGTCGGCGTCGCTGGGGCCGCCGGAGTTGGTGCCGCCGGCCGGACCGCCTCCGGCACGAGCGACACCTGCACGAACCTCCGCGGATCCAGAAACAGCCGCGCCGCGTCGCGCACCTGCGCCGTCGTGAGCGACCCGGAAAGCGGCGCGTCGTCGATGCCGCGCACGTCCCACCCCAGGCGGTCGTACTCCATCAGCGTATACAGCCAGAAGGAGTTTTCGCGGACCGACACTTCCTTCTCCCGCCGCTGCGCCTCGCGCACCTTATCCACCACGTCCGCCGGCACGCCGCCGGCGCGAACCGTGTCGATCTCGGCGAACACGACGCGCGTCAGTTCATCCACCCGCTCCGGCGCACTCCCGAACTCGATGGACACCGTGGCCAGCGGCACCGGATCGCGCGACAGGCTGGCCCCCACGCTCACGCTGTAGGTGCCGCCCAGCGACTCGCGCAGCTTCTCTCGCAGGCGAATCTCCAGCGCATCCGCCAGGCTCGCCGCCGCCGCCCGGTTCTCGCGCGAGAACGGCGCCGGTCCGGTAAAGACGATCGCCGTGCGCGCCGACGGCTCCAGGCCGCGCCGGATCGTCCGCCGCACGATTCCCGCCGGCGGCCGCACGCCCCGGTCGCGCGCCGATTCCGGCGTTCCCGTGCCGGGCAGGCTGGCCAGGTAGCGCTCCACCAGGGGCCGCAGCGAGTCCGGGCGCAGGTTGCCCACGAAGTAGAAGGTGAACCCGCCCGCATCCGCGAAGCGCTGGCGGTAGATGGCCAGCGAACGGTCCAGATCCAGCGAGTCGAAGGTGGCCATGGAGTACGGGCGCGAACGGACGTCGTTCTGCGCCAGGATGGCCCTGAGGCTGTCGCCGAACGCGCTCTGCGGCGTGACGGTGCGGTTGCGCAGCGCCTCGCGCCCGCGCTGAAGGTACGCCTGCCACGCGACCGTATCCCGCCGCGGCTGGGTAAAGTAGAGGTGGACGAGCTGAAACAGCGTTTCCACGTCGCGGGGGGCGGCCAGGCCGCTCATCCCTTCCTCCCGCTCGCCGACGAACGAGCCCACGCCCGCCACCTTTCCCGTCAGCCGCCGCTGCAGTTCCGTCACGCTCAGCTGGCCCACGCCCGCGAGCTGCACCGCCGTGGTGGCCGCCTGGCCGGCGCGGAACAGGCTGTCCGGCAGCAGCGACGTGCCACCCGGGCTCAGGGCGGCAAACAGGATCTGGTCATCCGAAAAGTCCGTGGGCTTCAGCACCACGTGCGCGCCGTTGCTCAGCGTCCACCGCGTGATTCCGGCCTCGGGCACGCTGTCCTCCGCCACCACGCGGCCGGGTTCCGGCATGCGGGCCAGCAGCGGGGCGTCGCTCGAGGTCTCCACAAAGGGCGACACCTCGGCCGAGGCGACGGAATCCATCACCGCCGCCAGGCGCTGCTCGGTGGGCCGGGGCGCGCCCTCGCCGCCGGGCGCGGTGACGAGCACCACACGGTCCCGCGCATCCACAAAGCGCTGCGCGGCCGCCTGCACCTCCGCTGGCGTAATCCGGGAGATGAGCGCGCGGTTGATGTTGTACTCGTCGTCCAGCGAGCGCAGCGCGCCGCCCTGCAGAAAGTGGCCTACGTACTGGCCGGTGAACTGGCCGCTGGTGGTCTTGGCGCGCTCGGCGTAGATCTGCTCCCAGCTGCGCAGCGACTGCGTGCGCTCGCGCCCAAGTTCATCCGCCGTAAAGCCGTACCGCGCCGCGCGACGCAGTTCCGTGAGCATGGCGGCCAGGCCGCGTTCCGCGCCGCCCTGGGCCACGGACGCGTTCAGCGAAAACGTCGCGATTGGCCGGAGCGACCCGCCCAGGTACGAACTCACGTTCAGGAACGGCGCGCCGGGCTGCAGGCTGATGTCGTTCATCCGCTCGCCGATGATCCCCGCGAACATGGATTCGGCGACGGCGCGGCGGTACGCGGCCAGCGAGGTGTCGCGGGGCGCGGGGCGGTACCAGTTGATGCTGACGGCCGTGGACGGAAGCTCGGGATCGACCGTGACCTGCGTGCGCGTGCTGTCGCGTTCCGGGATGGTGGACGGCGTGCGCTCCGGCGTTCCCGCGGAGCGCGGGATGGCGCCGAACTCCTCGCGGATCATGGCTTCTACCGCGCGCGCGTCAAAATCGCCCACGGCCACCACGGCCATCAGCTCCGGGCGGTACCAGTCGTGGTAGAAGCGTCGCAGCGCCTCGGGCTTGAACGTCCGCAGCAGCTCTGGGTCGCCGATGGGAAGCCGGTCGGCGTAGCGCGATCCGGCGTAGAGGAACGGGTACTGGCGGTCGCTGATGCGCGATCCCGCACCCAGCCGGCGCCGCCACTCCTCCAGCACCACGCCGCGCTCGGCGTCGATCTCCGCGGAATCCAGCGAGATGCCCGTCGCCCAGTCGCGCAGAATCCGCATTCCCGTGCCGACCAGCGCCGCGCTATCCGTGGGCAGCTGCAGCATGTAGACGGTTTCGTCGAAACTGGTGTAGGCGTTGATATCGGGCCCGAAGCGCATGCCCGCGCGCTCCAGGTAGTCGACGATTTCGTGCTTGGCGAAGCGGCGGGTGCCGTTGAACGCCATGTGCTCCAGAAAGTGCGCGAGTCCGCGCTGGTCCTGCTCTTCAAGGACGGACCCGGCGTTCACCACGAGGCGCAGTTCGGCGCGGGCGCGGGGCTCGGCGTTGCGGCGCACGTAGTAGACAAGGCCGTTGGGCAGCGTGTCGGTGATGACCGCCGTGTCGCCGGTGAGCTGCGGCCGCAGCGCCTGCTCCGTGCTGTCCGGCTGGACGACCGTGTCAGCAACGGATTCGCCGCCGCCGCTCGTGGATGCCGGAATCTGCGTGGACGGGCGGGCGCAGGCGCCGAGCAGGAGCACGGCGGCAATGGAAAGATGATGGATGCGCGTAATCATGCGTGTGCGGTGAAAAGGCCTGGGGAGAGCGATTCAAGTTTCTGTGGATCAACAGCTTGCGCCCGTGATAGCGGCGCCCGCGGGCACAGGTTCCCTCCCGGGCGCCGCGGTGGGAATCCGCTTCAGAATGACGGATTCGGGGCGCATGGCAAGGGGGGCAGCCCAGACGCTTCATCCTGAGCGGTGTTGAGAGATTCGGCTGGCCAGAACTCCTCACACGCGCACGCCTTTTGAGAGCGTATCGAGAAACGGCCCGCAACCCGTCTCTCCCGCCAACCACGCCGGTGGGCGTACGTACGGCATTCGCACGGCTTTGCGCCGCGAGGCGTCATCCTGAGGGAGCGTGCGCCGCCCTCTCCGTCGCGCCGAATCCTGCGCGACCGAAGGATCTACCATCCGCCGAGCCAACGGCGCGTAACGCACGCCCGTTCTCGCGGGGAAAGCAGATCCTTCGTCGGCGCCAAGGCCCGGCAGGTCGGCTGCCTCATCCGGCGCCTTCTCAGGATGACGCCAAGGGCGCCTGACATGATGATGCAGCCCCAGATGCTGTCATCCCCAAGGAGTCAGAGGTGGAGCGCTGACGAGAGTCGGTGGAGGCGAATCGGCGCGGGTGAAAAGGCAGAGGGCGCGGCGGGCGGGGATCGGCCCGGCGGTTGAAACCGCGCCTCGAAGGACACGAAGTCCGCCTGCGCGGACTGCGCCGGAAGCATCGCCGCGAGAACGAAAACGCCCCGCGTCCGGCAGTCGGATGCGGGGCGTTGCCGTTGATCAGCGGGCCCATCGAGAGAACGTGGAGGCAGACCCGAACCACGGCCCGGAGCCGCGCCGCATCCACCTATTCCCTATTCCCTATTCCCTGTCCCTCGCCGTTCATGAACTCCGGAATCTCCCGCACCAGCCGCTGCGTGTCCACCGGCTTCACCCAGTACGCGGCGCACCCGGCGTCCAGGCAGGCGCGGCGGTCGGCGTCCTCGTCGCGGCCGGTGAGCGCCACCACCGGCGCCGAGGCGGTCGCGGGGTCGGCCTTGAGGTGGCGAACGACCTGAACACCGGTCATGTCCGGCAGCCCCATGTCCAGAATCACCAGGTCCGGCAGCCGCTCCGCCGCCATCCGCAGCGCGTCGCCGCCGTTGGCCGCGCCGCGCACCTCGTACCCCGCGTCTTCCAGCAGAATGGTGAAGGCGGTGCGGATGGGATCGCTGTCTTCCACCAGCAGAATGCTGCGCGCCATGCCGCTCACAGCGCCGGCGCTTCCCGCGCGGCGCCGGCCACCGGCCGCGTCACGTGCACGGACGGCAGCGTAAAGAAGAAGCGGCTGCCCTCGCCCAGCGTGCTTTCCACCCAGATGCGGCCGCCGTGCAGCTCCACGAACCGCCGCGCGATGGAAAGCCCCAGCCCCGTGCCGTGGTGCACCCGCGCCCGCGACGCATCCACCTGCGCGAACTCGCGAAAGATCAGCTCGTGGTGCTCCGGATCGATCCCGATTCCGCTGTCCGCCACCTCCACCTGCAGCCACCCGGGCTGCCCCGGCGCGCGCCGCGCCACCACGCGCAGCCGGCCGCGCTCCGAGGTGAACTTGATGGCGTTGCCGAACAGGTTGCGCAGCACGTGCGCCACCTTGTCCGGGTCCGCCCAGGCATCGGGCAGGTCCGGCGCGATGTCGACGCTGAAGTCCAGCTGCTTGCGGGAAAGGAGCGACTCGTTCATCCGCCGCACCTCGCTCACCATCCCCGCCATGCTGAACTCCACCGGGCGGATGTCGATGACGGTGGCGCTGCTGCGGGCGTAGGTGAGGATCTCTTCGATCATCGCCAGCAGCTGGCGGCACGAGCCGATCATGGACTCGATGGCGTCGCGCTGGCGGTCGCTGATTTCGCCCAGCAGCCCGTCGCGCAGGATCTCGCCGTAGGTGACGATGGCCGTGAGCGGCGTGCGCAGCTCGTGCGACACGTTGGTGAGGAACTGGCTCTTGGCCACGTCCAGGTTGCGCAGCTCCAGCACGCTGCGCTCCAGCTCCTCGATGCGCGCGGCGGCTTCCCGCGCCGCCGTGGGCGTGGTGCCGTCCACCTCGAGGGTGATTCCGGTGCCGTCGCCCAGGGGGGCATCCATGACGCGAAAGCCCTCGCGGTCAAGCACCTGGCGCAGGCGCTCCGCGGTGGCGTGGTCGCCCAGAAGATAGAGCCGGAGGTCGTCCATGCGGGTGCGTACGGAGGGAACGTATGATGCGGCCAATCTAGACGGCGCCTGACGCGCCTGCAAGGAGATCGTCACTCTGCACCTGCGCCTCCAGCAGCTGGCGCCTCTGCAGGGCGGCGTACAGCCCCCCCGCCCGCAGCAGCTCGGCGTGCGTTCCGCGCTCCGCCAGCCGCCCGTCGTCCAGCACCAGGATCAGGTCCGCGTCCATCACCGCCGCCACGCGGTGGCTCACGATCACGCTCGTGCGCCCCGCGAATACGCCGCGCAGCCCGCCCAGAATCTCGTGCTCGGTCTGCGTGTCCACGGCGGAAAGGGCGTCGTCCAGCACCAGCAGCGGCGCGTCCTTGGCCACGGCGCGGGCCAGCGCCGCGCGCTGCTTCTGCCCGCCGCTCAGGTTGATGCCCCGCTCGCCCAGCACGGTGTCGTATCCGCCGGGCAGCTCCTCCACCGTCTGCTCCAGCCGCGCCACGCGGGCTGCGGCGCGCACCCGCCCGCGCCGCCGCTCCTCGTCCTCCTCGTCAAACCCCAGCGACAGGTTCTCGCCGATGGTGGCGCTGAACAGAAAGGTGTCCTGCGGCACCAGCGCCACCGCGCCGCGAAGCTGGTCCATGGGCCACTGCCGCACGGCGACGCCATCCACCAGTACCTCGCCCGCGGTGGGGTCGTACAGCCGGGCCAGCAGCGAAACGACGGTGGACTTGCCGGAGCCGGTCGGCCCCACCAGCGCCACCGTGGCCCCCGCCGGCGCGCGGAAGCTGATGCCGCGCAGCACGTCGCGCTCGGTGCCCGGGTAGCGGAACCACACGTCGCGGAACTCGATCTCCCCGCGCACCTCGTCCGGGCCCTGCGCGCCGGGAACGTCGGCCACCACGGGGCGCGTTTCCAGGATCTCCGACACGCGCGCCATGGAGGCCGCGCCGCGCTGAAACAGGTTCACCACCCATCCCAGGGCGATCATGGGAAAGCTGAGCTGCCCCAGGTAGAGGATGAAGATGACCAGGTCGCCGATGGTGATGCGGTCGGCCAGAATGGCGCGCCCGCCCAGCCACAGCGCCAGCATCATCCCCAATCCGGCCAGCAGCGTGAGGCTGGGATAGAAGAGGCCGCTGGTGCGCGCCAGGTTCACGTTGCGGCGCATGCTTTCCCGCGCCAGTTCGGTAAAGAGCGAACTCTGCGACGCCTCCTGCCCGTACGCCTTGACGATGCGCTGCCCCGCCAGGTTCTCCTGCGCCATCGTGGACATGATGCCGAGCTGCGCCTGGATCCCCTCCGACTGGTCGTGGATCACCTTGCCGAAAAAGATCGTCACCGGCGGCAGCAGAATCATGGGGACGAGCGAAAGCACCGTCATCCACGGATCGATCATCACCATGCGGGTGATGGCCATCAGCCCGAAGACGACGGTGTTGACCAGGTACATGTACGCCGGGCCCGCCACCATCCGCACCGCCTGCAGGTCGTTGGTGGCGCGCGACATCACCTCGCCGGTGGGCGTGCCGTTGTAGAAGGGCGCGTCCAGCCGCAGCAGGTGGGCAAAGAAGTCGTCGCGCAGGTCCAGTTCCACCCAGCGGCTGACGCTGTTCAGGTTCTGGCGCATCCAGAAGCGCCCCGCGCCCGCCAGCAGGGCCAGTCCGGCGCTGGCCAGCGCCCACTTTCCCACCTCGCCGCGGGTGCCGCCGGCGCGCGCCATGGCGTCCAGCGCGTGCTTCACCGCCTCGGTGCTGCCGACAGAAAGGAGGTTGGCCACCAGAACGGACACCAGCCCCAGCGCGATGGAAAGCTGATACCGGCGCAGATACGGGAAAAGTGCCTTGAGAGCTCGCATGGTCCTGTGGGTATGGGCGTTGCCCCGTC
It contains:
- a CDS encoding pyridoxal phosphate-dependent aminotransferase, which produces MTDGRVSTMAAGLIGSEILKIAADIRARVAQGEQICNLTVGDFSPAEFRIPEYLEREIGVALAAGETNYPPADGMLPLRQAVAAFLQRWLGLEYPLESVLITAGSRPGIYSVFTAIVDPGDVVVYPVPSWNNNHYIHMSGARGVPVVCHAENAFLPTRALLEDAVRGARLLALNSPLNPCGTAFTAEALGEICDLVLEENARRGPDERPLYVMYDQVYWMLTFGDTQHVNPVSLRPAMRDYTIFVDGISKSFAATGVRVGWTVGPADVTGRMASILGHVGAWAPRAEQIATARLLDATDEIRAYHKEMFRGVEDRLDALYDGIEALAGQGFPVHAITPMGAIYLSARFALHGWKTPAGQVLQTNEQIRQYLLESAGLAVVHFQAFGFQEESGWFRLSVGATSVAEIQPMLVRLTSALQALTPP
- a CDS encoding putative ABC exporter domain-containing protein, translating into MNPGLRYLAWASVRGVWRRTFRRMRTTRGALTTLAGAVFTVLIVGGQITSLLMMNSPPPPHDTAVQTFGLFLFVFTLGGVVMSEAPFFWPPEVTFLFPAPLGRRETMLYMLVSRAWGQAFAGLYFALVSIRLAPLPYAPFVAVPLSILFMQAATTLTAQLRIGVGDRTPPALRRLLKPLVIAGVLLAGLGVYRRARVVGGGNAAAEFLASPALRIISLPLRPFAETFAATTAAGVLAWGAVAALTVGLTAALAVQLPVDYRERSLVSSERRFAQLRRARMRRGGATVAGKPSHRRVPVPALAFLGRAAPLARRQLYELGRGLNALLLLAFFAAVSFFYTVVMPGLGAEPGERGPLGTSLMALVFVFPLLASNSFNIDFRRDADRMAYLRSLPLSPSAVALGEIFTAAAIVALVNLLMLAGAAAWENGNVNPLLMTAAAVMAAPVAWLAVAMENWLFLLFPFRVNGDGSVQSGFAGRQLFKMILKLLTVGLIGALAGGAAWLASFAGGRVPAGIAAGLVVLGGCVGLTLMVGRAFHSFDLTVDAPD
- a CDS encoding ABC transporter ATP-binding protein, which translates into the protein MIEVQGFTKQYEGRVAVDDLTFSVQGGEIVGLVGPNGAGKTTTLRALAGIHPATAGRILIGGHDLAREPIQAKRRLALIPDEPQLFSSLTVWEHLDFTARVYGVRDWRAPGERLLTELELIDRRDSMADELSRGMRQKVAVACALLHDPAVLLLDEPLTGLDPRGIRTLYDTIRRRAAAGCAVMLSSHLLGQIEGLCTSFLVVRLGRMLFHGSRDDLRARYAAELGEAASLEDIFFHLTEDAAPGTPA
- a CDS encoding M20/M25/M40 family metallo-hydrolase gives rise to the protein MLRIALLSSRATPVHSMRRLPLRRTVFAALAFSSAACARPSATASTPAATPASGAVRVQDVRTALFDLAADSMQGRRTGTEGGMRAAVYLSGRLRAMGVEPAGDMGYYQVVPIEVDSADPAGRRLRLTTMDALARLPAGRARQAYNVVARIPGSDPALASEAVIVGAHYDHLGIGRAENGDSIYNGADDDASGTVAVLEIARALRARPARRTVILFFATGEEVGMLGTRWYLQHPVVPIEQTAAGLFVEMIGRPDSLAGGPGRGWLTGFDRSTVGASLAAAGVPLVPDPRPAQNFFERSDNTPFARVGVPAHVISSFNLHTDYHHAGDEAGRIDYPHVAALTQAAITAVRTLADGPRPQWNPGGRPAAPR